A part of Rhinatrema bivittatum chromosome 16, aRhiBiv1.1, whole genome shotgun sequence genomic DNA contains:
- the LOC115077265 gene encoding olfactory receptor 10A7-like, with product MENQTVVTEFILLGFSDLSVSLQILLFCLFLVIYLFTLMGNLIIIAMVTLDPVLHTPMYFFLKNVSIIETFVTTVTVPKMLANLLAEEKGISFLGCATQLFFFLFLGITECFLLAVMSYDRYVAICDPLHYSAIMYKEKCAWLAAISWTGSMLLALRQTSLMFTLPYCGPNQINHFFCDIPPLLKLACTDTSMRELEISIYGLCELMTPCILILISYTRILSTILRIASAKGRQKAFSTCASHLISVTLLYGSATVAYLIPRSWHSQALHSDKVVALFYAVMIPLLNPIVYSLRNKELKEALSKWSGTGKLFPQIF from the coding sequence ATGGAAAACCAGACCGTAGTGACTGAATTCATCCTGCTTGGATTCTCAGACCTGTCTGTGTCACTGCAGATTCTCCTCTTCTGTCTGTTCCTGGTTATCTACCTCTTCACCCTGATGGGGAACCTCATTATCATAGCAATGGTGACACTGGACCCTGTCCTTCACActcccatgtacttcttcctcaaaAATGTGTCGATCATTGAAACCTTCGTCACCACCGTCACTGTTCCCAAGATGCTGGCAAACCTTCTGGCTGAAGAAAAGGGTATATCCTTCTTGGGTTGTGCCACAcaattgtttttctttctgtttttaggGATAACAGAATGTTTTCTGTTGGCAGTGATGTCATATGATAGATATGTGGCCATTTGCGATCCCCTACACTATTCCGCCATCATGTACAAGGAGAAGTGCGCCTGGCTGGCAGCCATCTCCTGGACTGGCAGTATGCTGCTGGCACTCAGGCAGACTAGTTTAATGTTCACATTACCATACTGTGGGCCAAACCAAATCAACCATTTCTTTTGTGATATCCCCCCACTGTTGAAGCTGGCCTGCACAGACACCTCCATGAGGGAGCTGGAGATTTCTATATACGGTTTGTGCGAACTGATGACACCCTGCATATTGATCCTCATTTCTTACACCCGTATCCTGTCCACCATCCTGAGGATTGCGTCAGCAAAGGGAAGGCagaaggccttctccacctgtgcCTCTCACCTGATCTCCGTTACCTTGTTGTATGGCTCGGCCACTGTTGCCTACTTGATCCCCAGGTCCTGGCACTCCCAGGCTCTGCacagtgacaaggtggtggcccTCTTCTATGCAGTGATgatccctctcctcaaccctatAGTGTACAGCCTGAGGAACAAGGAGTTAAAGGAAGCACTGAGTAAATGGTCAGGCACTGGAAAGTTATTTCCACAAATATTTTGA
- the LOC115077266 gene encoding olfactory receptor 10A7-like, whose translation MVILCVQEEVSVEESGICDSYAEEQTPRHILINPGMKSSDNGTTNGANVSKFILLGFSRLSQELQFFLFALFLTVYLFTLMGNIMIILITTVDSLLHTPMYFFLKNLSILEICYISVTIPKMLRNFVSKDKSISFPGCTAQMYSFFTLGVTECLLLAVMAYDRYVAICNPLRYAAVMSKRMCIQLAASSWVSGNLISLGQTASIFSLPYCGPNVINHYFCDIPPVLKLACTDTSMKEVSVTITGFLVLPLPFTLVLYSYLRIITAILKVHSTAGRQKVFSTCASHFVSVILFFGTGSFTYLKVKSSNSPEKDQVLSLMYSVVTPMLNPLIYSLRNKEMKEALKKLIGKRLVSHTTWSG comes from the exons ATGGTCATACTCTGTGTACAGGAAGAGGTGTCGGTGGAGGAATCTGGGATCTGTGACTCTTATGCTGAGGAACAAACTCCCAg gcacattttgataaatccaggg atgaAATCCTCTGACAATGGAACAACCAATGGAGCCAACGTGAGTAAGTTCATACTTCTAGGGTTCTCCAGGCTCTCCCAGGAGCTTCAGTTCTTCCTCTTTGCCCTGTTTCTCACTGTCTACCTCTTCACCCTGATGGGCAATATCATGATAATACTCATCACCACTGTGGACTCACTTCTCCATACACCCATGTATTTCTTCCTCAAGAATCTCTCCATTTTGGAAATCTGCTACATCTCTGTCACCATCCCCAAGATGCTGAGGAACTTTGTGTCCAAGGATAAAAGTATTAGTTTCCCAGGTTGCACTGCACAGATGTATTCCTTTTTCACCCTGGGTGTCACCGAGTGCTTATTGTTGGCTGTAATGGCCTATGACCGTTACGTGGCCATTTGCAATCCTTTGCGATATGCCGCGGTGATGAGTAAGAGAATGTGCATCCAGTTAGCAGCAAGTTCCTGGGTTAGCGGTAACCTGATATCGCTAGGGCAGACAGCCTCCATCTTCAGCTTGCCCTACTGTGGCCCTAATGTCATCAACCATTACTTCTGTGACATACCTCCTGTGCTGAAATTGGCCTGCACAGACACCTCTATGAAAGAAGTCTCAGTTACTATTACTGGCTTCTTGGTGCTGCCCTTGCCTTTCACGCTGGTGCTGTACTCCTACCTACGCATCATTACTGCCATTCTGAAAGTTCACTCCACAGCTGGAAGGCAAAAGGTCTTCTCCACCTGTGcctctcattttgtgtctgtgaTCCTGTTCTTTGGAACTGGCTCTTTCACGTATCTGAAGGTGAAGAGTAGCAACTCTCCAGAGAAGGACCAGGTGCTCTCTTTGATGTACAGTGTTGTTACCCCCATGTTGAACCCTTTGATCTACAGCTTGAGGAACAAGGAAATGAAGGAGGCCCTGAAGAAATTAATAGGAAAAAGATTAGTCTCCCACACCACATGGAGTGGGTAG